TTCTCGTGCTATGTTTATGTAGAATAGATATAAAGGTAGttgcataaatatatttaccCCTTTCCTCTGGTTGCTCAAGCAGAAGGTGCATATGGTGCGCGGCTGCTTCCCCGCGCCCTCGCCCTGCGCATGGACCGCTCCGAGGCACGGCTGTCCCTCTGCGCCGGCGTCCCCGATCAGAAGCACGTTGGCCAGGTGGGAGATGTAGCTGGACGCCAGTCGGAGCGTTTCGATCTTGGAGAGCTTCCTGTCCACCGGCTCGGTGGGAATGAGATTCCGGAGGGCCGTGAACGCCGTGTTGACGCTCTGGGTCCGGCCTCTCTCCCTGGCGTTGGCCGCGCTCCGCTGCTTCATCACCACCGCGGAGTCGCCCTCCAGCTTGCGGGAGATGCGCCTCCGTTTCTCCGTGGAGCCGCAGTAGCTCTGCTCCGAGCTGCCGTCGCTCTCGCTGCGGTTCTCTTCGTCCTCGGAGTTGGTAACCGTGAAGTCCGAGTAGATCAAGTGCGTCGCCACGGGCCGCAGCATGGCGAAAGTC
This genomic window from Xiphophorus couchianus chromosome 24, X_couchianus-1.0, whole genome shotgun sequence contains:
- the tcf15 gene encoding transcription factor 15, coding for MTFAMLRPVATHLIYSDFTVTNSEDEENRSESDGSSEQSYCGSTEKRRRISRKLEGDSAVVMKQRSAANARERGRTQSVNTAFTALRNLIPTEPVDRKLSKIETLRLASSYISHLANVLLIGDAGAEGQPCLGAVHAQGEGAGKQPRTICTFCLSNQRKGIKDGKDCLKMRGLGPLRVRR